TAGCTGTTCAGCACATCGCCGGCGAAGGGCTCGCGCTGCTCCTCCCACATGCTGTTCACGTATCGCTTCTCGCCCTCGGGCTTGTCGTAGTGCACGATCGTGAGCAGGCGAGCGCCGGGGCTGTAGCTGCCCGCCACGCTGCGCGCGCGGGCGGGCCCGAGGCCGATCTTGCTCCGGTACTCGCCATCGCAGGTGAAGACCAGCGCCGCGCCCCGCGCCGAGAGCCGCTCCGGCGGCACCTTGCCGAAGTAGGCGTCGTTGACGAGGGGGCCCTGCGCGGCGGCGTTGAAGGGCACGATCACCTTCGCGTCGTGTGCGGGCGCGAACATGCCTAAGATCCACACGCTTATCAGGCCGGTCGCCTCGGTCCACGCGGCGCGCCCCGCGTTGGTCACGGCGTTGCGCGACTCGAACGCCACCCACCGCACGGAGGGCGCCGGCGCGACGCCGAGGTGGCGCTGTACGTCGGCCGCGGCGAGCACGCGGAGCTCCCGCGCGACGTCGAGGTCGAAGCGGGTCCCCAGGCGGCTCTCTACCGAGAATTTTCGGTTGAACGTGAGCGAGCTCGGCGTGCGGCTCGACGCCGCCCACGCGCCCTCTTGGAAGGCCGCGGGCGTCTGCCACGAGCCGAACCCGAAGGGCGCGCCCTTTGCGAAGTAGAGCGCGTACTGGCCCCCCTCGGGCCCGAGCCAGAAGCGGTCCTCGCCGCCGTAGTTGTCGAACTGTGTCCCGGCCTTGCCCGCCTCGATGAACGCGCGGTGCACGAAGCCGAGGCTCTCGTCGTCGGGCCCGACGGCGCTCGTCATCACCCGCGCCTGGTAGGTGGGCGACACGGCGACTCGCCCACCGGAGGGGCTCTCGAGCACGACGACCTCGCCGTGGCGCTGGAGCAGCGCCACGTCATCTGCGAAACGCGCGCGCGACGGGGCTCGCGACGCGGTCGGAGGCGCCGCGGGCGCGACCGATGCAGCGGGCGGCGTGGTCGGCCCGCACGCGAGCGCGGCGACGAGAGCGAACGGGCGAGCGGAGCGCGCGTGGGACATACCTCGAGCGTCGCGCCGCGCGACGCGATCGTCAACGACGGCCCACGACACACGCGCGAGGCGATGCGGCGGCGATGCCAGTGGAAAGGGCCGACGACCCCGACCATACTCGGCGCGTGCTCCCCTACCCCACCGAGGTCGACGTCGTGATCATCGGCGCCGGACCCGCCGGCAGCTTGGCCGCGGCGCGGCTCGCGCGCCAGGGCCACTCCGTGCTGATGCTCGAGCAGGCCACATTCCCCCGCCACGTGGTGGGCGAGTCGCTCCTCCCGAGGTGCCTCGACTTGCTGCGCGACGCGGGGCTGCTCGAGCGGGTCGAGGCGCGCGGGTACGAGGTGAAGCGCGGCGCGACGTTCTTCCGCCGGGGCGAAGTGCAGCGCTTCGCGTTCGAGCGCAGCTTGCCCGGTGACTACGCCTTCGCCTACCAGGTGCCACGCGACGACTTCGACCAGACCCTCGCGACGGGCGCGCTCGCGCTCGGCGCCGACGTGCGCTTCGGCGTCTCGGTGACCGGGGTCGAGCTCGGTGGCGATCGAGGGCGCTCCAGGCTCTCGCTCCACGACGCCCTCACGGGCCGCGAGCTCGAGGTGCGGGCGCGCTTCGTCCTCGACGCGAGCGGGCCTGGGCGCGTGCTCGCGAAGGCGCTGTCGCTCGACGCCCCGGCCGACCTGCCCACGCGCACGGCGCGCTACCTCCACGTGGAGGGCGATCTGCGGCCCGAAGGCGAGGCCGCCGGCGACATCTGGGTGACCATCCACCCGAGCGGCGCGTGGCTGTGGGTCATCCCCTTCTCCAACGGGCGCACGTCGGTGGGCGTGGTGGCCGAAGAGTCTCTCTTCGCGACCTCGGGCGACACCGACTCGGCGAAGGTCTGGTCGCTCATCGCCACCGAGCCCGTGGCGGCGAGGCGGCTCGCCCAGGCGCGACCCGCCATGCCCACGCGAGTGCTGCGCGGCTGGTCGCGGCGGACTACACGGCTGGCGGGGCGGGGGTTCGCCATCGCCGGCAACGCGGGCGACTTCCTCGATCCGGTGTTCTCGAGCGGCGTCATGTTCGCCATGGAGTCCGGCAGCCTCGCGGCCGCCCTCGCGGCGCGCGAGCTCGCGGGCGAGCGCGTCGACTGGCCCGGCGAGTACGAGGCGCCCCTCCAGCGCGCGGTGGGCGTGTTCCGCACCTTCGTGGGCGCGTGGTACGCGGGCGAGCTCGCCGAGCTGTTCTTCCACGACCCGAAGCCCGACAGTGCCGTGCGCAACATCACGTCGGTGCTGGGCGGGAACGTGCAAAATACACACAATCCACTGGTCCGCGGCGACACGCGCGCGGAGCTCGACCGGCTGCTCGCGCGCGTGCGAGGTGGCGGAGCAAAGCAGGGCGGGGCGTGAGCTTGGGCGCGGCGGCGCCCGAGGCCGCGGTACGCCGGTGCGATGCGTGAGGAGAGTCGGGGGCGTGGGCTCTTCGTCTTGCGCGCGTGCTCACTTCTTCTTGCGCGTGCTCACTTGGGGTCCTCAACGTGATCCCGTTCGACGTGACCCGCGCGCGGCACGGGTGCGCAACGAGCGGGCCCCTCGCCGCTCCGGCGCAGCGGGTGAGAGCGTCGGCCGCTACGCCCGCTCGGCGACCAGCAAGCGCTCGCTCCGCAAGAGCGCGGCCGAGCGCCCCTCGAAGCGCCGCGCCCACTCCAAAGAGCTCGTGTCGGAGAGCGCGCGGAAGCCCTCGCGCGCCGCGAGCGCCGCGATCTCGGGGCGGCTCCACGTGCCGCGGAACGGCTCTCCGAAGGCCCTTAGCGGGAGATCGACCAGGCCCCGCAGCGGGCGAGGCAGCGGGTGCTTGTCCGACTCCATGTACGTGAGCGCGAGCCGGCTGCCGGGCGCGGACAGGTCGCGCACGGCCGCGAGCAGCGCGCGGGTCTCGGCCGGCGCGAGGTACATCGTGACGCCCTCGCACACCCACGCAGTCACCCGCGCGCGATCGTGCCCGGCGCCCCCAAGCGCAGCCTCGAGCGTGTCGGTCGCGAAGTCCTGCGGCACGTAGACGAGGTCGCGCGCGTTCACCGGAAGCCCCGCGGCGCGGCTCCGCTTGTACGCCTGCGACGCCGGGTGATCGACCTCGAAGACCCGCACGTCGCGGACGGCGTGGAGGCGGTGCGCGCGGGCGTCGAGCCCCGCACCAAGCAGCACGAGCTGCTCGGCGCCGGCGTCGATGGCCTCGGCGATCTCCGCGTCGATCGCGTGCGAGCGCATGGCCAGGTGATCGACGAGGCCGAGGGAGGCGGCCCGCAGAAACCCCTGCGCCACCCGCGCGCCGAGCGCTCCCACGCGCGGGACGAGGGCGCCCACGGGGAAAGGCAGCAGCGCGCGAGCGTGGTCGTCGTGAAACGGTGGCGAGCCCATGCCCGGGCTCGAGGCCGCGCCGCGCGCGAACGCGACGAGCGTGGCGGTGACGCTGGGGAACCCGGGCCGCATCCGCGCTCCATACCACCGCGTCCACCCTCCGGCCGCACGACGTCGCGCCGAGCCGCAGCAACTTGAATAGATCTGAGTTATATGCGGCGCGCCGCGCTCGCGTCGGGCGACGAGGTATCCTCGCCCGATGTGCCGCAACATCCGCGTGCTCCACCACATGGCGCCCCCCTCGACACCCGAGGAGATCCGCGCGGCGGCGCTCCAGTTCGTGCGCAAGGTGAGCGGCACGAGCGGACCCGCACCCCAGCGAGGCGGCGAGGTGGCGTTCGCGGCGGCGGTCGACGAGATCGCCGCGTCGACGGAGCGGCTGCTCGACGCCCTCGACGCCCTCCCGACCCGCTCGCCGCCGCGCACCCGCGAAGGCGAGCGCGAGAAGGCGCGCGAGCGCTGGAGCAAGCGGGCCCGCGCCACGGCGACGTGAGCGTTGGCGCGTCGCCAGGCGCCGAGGAAACCTCTCCGGCGCATGAAGCGACGTACGGCAAGCACGTCGATGTCTTGCGCCCGGCGCGGAGCCCGTGGGCGTCGAGTACGTCAGGGCGGGCAT
This genomic window from Myxococcales bacterium contains:
- a CDS encoding tryptophan 7-halogenase, whose translation is MLPYPTEVDVVIIGAGPAGSLAAARLARQGHSVLMLEQATFPRHVVGESLLPRCLDLLRDAGLLERVEARGYEVKRGATFFRRGEVQRFAFERSLPGDYAFAYQVPRDDFDQTLATGALALGADVRFGVSVTGVELGGDRGRSRLSLHDALTGRELEVRARFVLDASGPGRVLAKALSLDAPADLPTRTARYLHVEGDLRPEGEAAGDIWVTIHPSGAWLWVIPFSNGRTSVGVVAEESLFATSGDTDSAKVWSLIATEPVAARRLAQARPAMPTRVLRGWSRRTTRLAGRGFAIAGNAGDFLDPVFSSGVMFAMESGSLAAALAARELAGERVDWPGEYEAPLQRAVGVFRTFVGAWYAGELAELFFHDPKPDSAVRNITSVLGGNVQNTHNPLVRGDTRAELDRLLARVRGGGAKQGGA
- a CDS encoding DUF2277 domain-containing protein encodes the protein MCRNIRVLHHMAPPSTPEEIRAAALQFVRKVSGTSGPAPQRGGEVAFAAAVDEIAASTERLLDALDALPTRSPPRTREGEREKARERWSKRARATAT
- a CDS encoding SAM-dependent methyltransferase; the protein is MRPGFPSVTATLVAFARGAASSPGMGSPPFHDDHARALLPFPVGALVPRVGALGARVAQGFLRAASLGLVDHLAMRSHAIDAEIAEAIDAGAEQLVLLGAGLDARAHRLHAVRDVRVFEVDHPASQAYKRSRAAGLPVNARDLVYVPQDFATDTLEAALGGAGHDRARVTAWVCEGVTMYLAPAETRALLAAVRDLSAPGSRLALTYMESDKHPLPRPLRGLVDLPLRAFGEPFRGTWSRPEIAALAAREGFRALSDTSSLEWARRFEGRSAALLRSERLLVAERA